The following coding sequences lie in one Thermosulfuriphilus ammonigenes genomic window:
- a CDS encoding aminotransferase class I/II-fold pyridoxal phosphate-dependent enzyme, giving the protein MDMRLAQAAVRGGKMDLSPIKPARRTENIEYAVRDIVLVAQEAAKAGKELLFLNIGDPIQYDFDTPRHLIEATYQAMLERRTGYSASEGVDEAIEAIRQEARAKGFEPADIFITSGASEAIDFALTALVNEGENVLLPFPGYPLYTAIVAKLGAEARPYYLDEEKAWQPDIDDIVRKIDEKTRAIVIINPNNPTGALYPRETLEQIVEIAREHNLVIMSDEIYDKLVFDGREHVSIASLARELPVVTFNGLSKCYLAPGFRIGWGMVSGEWDLIRDYIEAIHKLARARLSASHPKQYAIPPALQGEQDHIAEVVSRLERRRDLTVEMLNDIPGISCVPPEGAFYAFPRINLDISDRDFVCDLIRETGVVVVHGSGFGQRPGTAHFRVVFLPPEEVLEKAYARIREFMKRYLR; this is encoded by the coding sequence ATGGATATGCGTTTGGCCCAGGCCGCAGTCCGAGGTGGTAAAATGGATCTTTCTCCCATTAAGCCGGCCCGGCGGACAGAGAATATCGAGTATGCTGTCAGAGACATCGTCTTGGTGGCCCAGGAGGCAGCCAAGGCGGGCAAAGAGTTGCTTTTTCTAAATATTGGCGATCCAATCCAGTATGATTTCGACACCCCGCGCCATCTCATCGAGGCCACCTATCAGGCCATGCTTGAGCGGCGCACGGGGTATTCGGCTTCCGAGGGGGTGGACGAGGCCATAGAGGCCATCCGCCAAGAGGCTCGGGCCAAAGGATTTGAGCCGGCAGACATCTTTATTACTTCTGGGGCCAGTGAGGCCATAGACTTTGCCCTCACGGCTCTGGTAAACGAGGGAGAGAATGTTCTCCTGCCTTTCCCTGGTTACCCTTTGTATACGGCTATCGTGGCCAAACTGGGGGCTGAAGCCCGGCCTTACTATCTGGACGAAGAGAAGGCCTGGCAGCCAGATATAGATGATATCGTTCGTAAGATAGACGAAAAGACCCGGGCTATTGTGATCATCAATCCTAATAATCCTACCGGAGCTCTCTATCCCCGGGAAACCCTGGAGCAGATTGTAGAGATCGCCCGCGAACATAATTTGGTCATCATGAGCGATGAGATCTACGACAAATTAGTCTTTGACGGTCGAGAGCATGTTTCTATTGCTTCTTTAGCCAGAGAGCTTCCGGTAGTCACCTTTAATGGTCTTTCTAAGTGCTATTTGGCGCCAGGCTTCCGGATCGGCTGGGGAATGGTCAGCGGAGAATGGGATCTTATTCGGGATTATATCGAGGCTATCCATAAGTTGGCTCGGGCCCGGCTCTCTGCTAGCCATCCCAAGCAGTATGCCATTCCTCCGGCCCTTCAGGGCGAGCAGGATCACATCGCTGAGGTTGTCTCTCGACTGGAGCGGCGTCGAGACCTTACGGTGGAGATGCTAAATGATATTCCTGGTATTTCCTGTGTTCCTCCTGAAGGGGCGTTCTATGCCTTTCCCCGGATCAATTTGGATATCTCTGACCGGGACTTCGTCTGTGATCTTATCCGGGAGACAGGGGTGGTTGTAGTTCACGGAAGCGGTTTTGGTCAGCGTCCGGGCACAGCCCATTTTCGGGTAGTCTTTTTGCCGCCGGAGGAGGTTCTGGAGAAGGCCTATGCCCGGATCCGGGAGTTCATGAAGCGCTATCTCAGATAG
- a CDS encoding methylenetetrahydrofolate reductase C-terminal domain-containing protein, with protein MEKVREALARKEFIFTFELVPGRGSRGKAYDQLVAFAEAAARGGRLHALSITENAGGHPALAPEVLGREIKALGLETIIHFSCKDRNRNQMESHLFAWDREGFHTILVMTGDFPRVGFGGQAKPVFDLDSVQTLALISRLNQGYVIRNGQRLPPTSFFKGCVVSPFKRLEAEVMTQYFKLERKISAGADFVITQIGFDARKFDELLRYLRLRNLEIPVIGGVFVLDLPLARIMHRGRIPGCRVTDELLAKIEAESEAPDGGLSARLLRAAKQVALLKGLGYAGAHICGPNLTYEQVEFIVEKALELTDNWLEFVPEFTFAPEGTFYLFQKDPRTGLNTDDLTPRAPASSSPWHYVINRLIHDNFFLPDGPLFSFTRRLFLSLADSPLAGMLDSLEYFVKKILFDCRSCGDCTLGELAFLCPQSKCAKYLLNGPCGGSYDGWCEVFPGKRRCLYVQAYERLKAQGEEESLARGMVPPRDWALNGTSSWINYFSGRDHHRLGDKK; from the coding sequence GTGGAGAAGGTTAGGGAGGCCCTGGCCCGGAAGGAGTTCATCTTTACCTTCGAGTTGGTCCCTGGCCGTGGTTCCCGTGGCAAGGCCTATGATCAGCTGGTGGCCTTTGCCGAGGCGGCAGCCCGGGGGGGCAGGCTTCATGCCCTCTCAATCACCGAGAACGCCGGCGGTCATCCGGCTCTGGCCCCGGAGGTTTTAGGTCGGGAAATAAAGGCCCTGGGGCTTGAGACCATCATTCATTTTTCCTGCAAGGATCGCAATCGCAACCAGATGGAAAGCCACCTCTTTGCCTGGGACAGAGAGGGATTCCACACCATTTTGGTGATGACCGGAGATTTCCCCAGGGTGGGGTTTGGTGGGCAGGCCAAGCCGGTCTTTGATCTTGATTCCGTGCAGACCCTGGCCCTTATTTCCAGGCTCAACCAGGGCTACGTTATCCGCAATGGGCAAAGGCTCCCCCCGACCTCCTTCTTTAAGGGATGTGTGGTTTCGCCCTTTAAGCGTCTTGAAGCCGAGGTAATGACTCAATATTTCAAGCTGGAGCGGAAAATCTCTGCGGGAGCCGATTTTGTCATTACCCAGATAGGCTTTGATGCCCGTAAGTTTGATGAGCTTCTTCGCTATCTGCGTTTAAGGAATCTGGAGATTCCAGTTATAGGCGGCGTCTTTGTTCTGGATCTTCCGCTGGCCAGGATAATGCACCGCGGACGTATCCCCGGCTGCCGGGTAACCGATGAGCTTCTGGCCAAGATCGAGGCCGAAAGTGAGGCTCCTGACGGAGGGCTTTCGGCCCGTCTGCTTCGGGCCGCCAAGCAGGTGGCCCTCCTTAAAGGCCTGGGCTATGCCGGGGCTCACATCTGTGGCCCCAACCTCACCTATGAGCAGGTAGAGTTCATTGTGGAAAAGGCCCTGGAACTGACAGATAACTGGCTGGAGTTTGTTCCTGAATTCACCTTCGCCCCCGAAGGAACCTTTTACCTCTTTCAGAAAGATCCCCGAACAGGCCTTAACACCGACGACCTGACCCCCCGGGCTCCAGCCTCCTCAAGCCCCTGGCACTATGTCATCAACCGCCTGATTCATGACAACTTTTTTTTGCCAGATGGCCCCCTTTTTTCTTTTACCCGGCGTCTTTTTCTCTCTCTGGCCGATTCTCCTCTGGCCGGGATGCTTGACTCTCTGGAGTATTTCGTCAAGAAGATCCTTTTTGATTGCCGCTCCTGTGGCGATTGCACTTTGGGGGAGCTGGCCTTTCTTTGCCCTCAGAGTAAGTGCGCCAAATATCTTCTCAACGGACCCTGCGGCGGAAGCTATGATGGCTGGTGCGAGGTCTTCCCTGGTAAGCGACGCTGTCTTTATGTGCAGGCCTATGAGCGCCTTAAGGCCCAGGGAGAGGAGGAATCTCTGGCCCGGGGTATGGTTCCTCCCCGGGATTGGGCCCTGAATGGCACCTCTTCCTGGATAAATTATTTTTCCGGGCGCGATCATCATCGTCTGGGGGATAAGAAGTAG